A genomic window from Flavobacterium sp. I3-2 includes:
- the lptB gene encoding LPS export ABC transporter ATP-binding protein — protein MKLRAENLIKTYKGRKVVKGISVEVNQGEIVGLLGPNGAGKTTSFYMIVGLVKPNGGSIYLDETNITNFPMYQRAQHGIGYLAQEASVFRKLSIEDNILSVLQLTKLSKKEQEAKMESLIDEFSLQHIRTNRGDLLSGGERRRTEIARALATDPKFILLDEPFAGVDPVAVEDIQRIVAQLKNKNIGILITDHNVQETLAITDKTYLMFEGGILKAGKPEDLVQDEIVRKVYLGQNFELRKKKITF, from the coding sequence ATGAAGTTAAGAGCAGAGAATTTAATAAAAACCTACAAAGGCAGAAAAGTTGTTAAGGGAATTTCAGTTGAAGTTAACCAAGGAGAAATCGTTGGATTACTTGGACCAAACGGTGCAGGTAAAACTACTTCTTTCTACATGATTGTAGGCTTAGTTAAACCAAATGGAGGTAGTATTTATTTAGACGAGACCAATATCACAAACTTTCCAATGTACCAACGAGCTCAGCACGGAATTGGATATTTAGCTCAAGAAGCTTCTGTGTTTAGAAAACTTAGTATTGAAGACAACATCCTAAGTGTTTTGCAATTGACCAAATTATCTAAAAAAGAGCAAGAAGCAAAAATGGAGTCCCTAATCGATGAATTTAGTTTACAACATATTCGTACAAATCGAGGAGATTTATTATCTGGAGGAGAACGTAGAAGAACTGAAATTGCAAGAGCCTTAGCTACAGACCCTAAATTTATTCTACTTGATGAACCTTTTGCTGGAGTTGACCCAGTTGCAGTAGAAGATATTCAAAGAATTGTTGCACAATTAAAAAACAAAAACATAGGCATTTTAATAACCGACCACAACGTTCAAGAAACATTAGCCATCACTGACAAAACATATCTTATGTTCGAAGGTGGTATCTTAAAAGCAGGAAAACCGGAAGACCTTGTTCAAGATGAAATTGTTAGAAAAGTATATTTAGGACAAAATTTTGAACTTAGAAAAAAGAAGATAACATTTTAA
- a CDS encoding fumarylacetoacetate hydrolase family protein: MKIICIGRNYSDHVNELNNERPEEPVVFMKPDSSILLKTFPFVIPEFTQEVHHEVELVVKINKVGKYISPKFAHKYYDQIGLGIDFTARDLQAKLKAKGLPWEIAKSFDGATVVGEFMDKNAFADLNDISFSLTKNGEVVQAGNSKDMMWKIDELIAYVSQFFTLKIGDLIYTGTPAGVSKIASGDVLEGFIGDEKMFGVNVL, translated from the coding sequence ATGAAAATTATTTGTATTGGAAGAAATTATTCAGACCATGTTAATGAATTGAATAATGAAAGACCTGAAGAACCGGTGGTTTTTATGAAACCCGATTCGTCTATTTTATTAAAAACGTTTCCGTTTGTGATTCCCGAATTTACTCAAGAAGTACATCACGAAGTTGAATTGGTTGTGAAAATTAATAAAGTAGGAAAATACATCAGTCCGAAATTTGCACATAAATATTACGACCAAATTGGTTTGGGAATCGATTTTACAGCGCGTGATTTACAAGCAAAATTAAAAGCCAAAGGTTTGCCTTGGGAAATAGCTAAAAGCTTTGACGGTGCTACCGTTGTTGGTGAATTTATGGATAAGAATGCTTTTGCAGATTTAAACGACATTTCGTTTTCATTAACTAAAAACGGTGAAGTGGTTCAGGCTGGAAATTCTAAAGACATGATGTGGAAAATAGATGAGTTAATTGCTTATGTTTCTCAATTTTTTACATTAAAAATCGGCGATTTAATTTATACAGGTACTCCGGCCGGGGTTTCTAAAATTGCATCGGGCGATGTTTTAGAAGGTTTTATTGGTGATGAAAAAATGTTTGGCGTAAATGTTTTGTAA
- a CDS encoding SIS domain-containing protein, with product MNTKKDIIEYAKNTLLSESESITKAISNLNNDFAEAVIKISETKGRLVITGIGKSAHIANKIVATLNSTGTPSMFLHAAEAVHGDLGMVTADDIILCISNSGNSPEIKVLVPLLKRDGNILIGMTANKESFLGKNSDYVINSHIEKESCPNNLAPTNSTTLQLALGDAIAVALMKIKNFTSNDFAKFHPGGALGKKLLLKVENLLINKNKPEVSPNASIKEVIIEISSKRLGVTAVIENNKILGIITDGDIRRMLEKTDSFINLQAKDIMSKSPKTIESNELVSVALEILESYAITQLIVTENQKYAGVIHLHDILKEGIVS from the coding sequence TTGAACACAAAAAAAGATATCATAGAATATGCAAAAAACACTTTACTATCTGAAAGTGAAAGCATTACAAAAGCAATCTCTAATTTAAACAATGATTTTGCAGAAGCTGTTATCAAAATTTCTGAAACTAAAGGAAGACTAGTCATTACAGGAATTGGAAAAAGCGCTCATATTGCAAATAAAATTGTTGCAACATTAAATTCAACAGGAACTCCTTCTATGTTTCTTCATGCAGCTGAAGCAGTTCATGGCGATTTAGGAATGGTTACTGCAGATGATATCATCTTATGTATCTCTAACAGTGGAAATAGTCCTGAAATTAAAGTTTTGGTTCCGCTATTAAAACGAGATGGAAATATTTTGATTGGAATGACTGCAAACAAAGAGTCTTTTTTGGGAAAAAATTCAGATTATGTAATCAATTCACATATCGAAAAAGAATCTTGTCCAAACAATTTAGCACCAACTAATAGTACAACTTTACAATTAGCATTAGGCGATGCGATTGCAGTTGCGCTAATGAAAATCAAAAACTTTACAAGCAATGATTTTGCAAAATTTCATCCTGGTGGTGCGCTTGGTAAAAAACTTTTATTAAAAGTTGAAAATCTACTTATAAACAAAAATAAGCCCGAAGTTTCTCCGAATGCAAGCATCAAAGAAGTTATTATTGAAATATCAAGTAAACGACTTGGGGTAACTGCAGTTATAGAAAATAACAAAATTTTAGGAATAATTACTGATGGAGACATCAGAAGAATGCTTGAAAAAACAGATTCTTTTATAAATTTGCAAGCTAAAGATATAATGTCTAAATCTCCAAAAACAATAGAATCAAACGAATTGGTCTCAGTTGCTTTAGAAATTCTAGAATCATATGCTATTACACAATTAATTGTAACTGAAAATCAGAAATATGCTGGTGTCATTCATTTACACGATATTTTAAAAGAAGGAATTGTATCATGA
- a CDS encoding NAD(P)/FAD-dependent oxidoreductase: MPQELQLQVLPEVAASAELLTQYVAKLTHNSISDIKHITILKRSIDARQRSVKINLKVQIFYADEDVIHREIHFPNYKNVKDAAPVIVVGAGPAGYFAALQLIELGAKPIVLERGKDVRGRRRDLKAINRDHIVNPDSNYCFGEGGAGTYSDGKLYTRSKKRGDVNRILELLVAFGATQDILVEAHPHIGTNKLPKIMEDMRHKIVEFGGEVRFENKVTDFIIKGNEVHGVIVNNDITIESKKVILATGHSARDIFELLDKKQVLIEAKPFALGVRAEHPQTLIDSIQYSCDYRGDFLPPAPYSIVKQVNGRGMYSFCMCPGGVIAPCATAPGEVVTNGWSPSKRDQATANSGIVVELKLEDFKPFQKFGALAGMEFQKAIEQKAFHLAGETQRVPAQRMVDFSQSKISESIPQTSYVPGTTSVELGQVFPGFLTQIMRQGFQDFGKSMKGYFTNEAILHAPESRTSSPVRIPRDEISLEHLQIKGLYPCAEGAGYAGGIISAAIDGEKCAIKCVESMF, translated from the coding sequence ATGCCACAAGAATTACAATTACAAGTACTTCCGGAAGTTGCGGCTTCGGCCGAATTGTTAACGCAGTATGTTGCTAAGTTAACACACAATTCAATTTCAGATATCAAACACATCACTATTCTAAAACGCTCTATTGATGCGCGTCAACGTTCGGTTAAAATCAATTTAAAAGTTCAGATTTTTTATGCGGATGAAGATGTGATTCATCGCGAAATTCATTTTCCAAATTATAAAAATGTAAAAGATGCTGCTCCGGTAATTGTTGTTGGAGCTGGTCCTGCTGGATATTTTGCTGCATTACAATTGATTGAATTGGGCGCAAAACCGATTGTTCTTGAAAGAGGAAAAGATGTTCGTGGACGTCGTAGAGATTTAAAAGCGATTAATCGTGACCATATCGTAAATCCAGATTCGAATTATTGTTTTGGAGAAGGTGGTGCCGGAACTTATTCTGATGGAAAATTATATACACGTTCAAAAAAACGTGGCGATGTTAATCGTATTCTAGAATTGTTGGTTGCATTTGGTGCAACTCAAGATATTTTAGTAGAAGCGCATCCGCACATCGGAACAAATAAACTTCCGAAAATCATGGAAGACATGCGTCATAAAATTGTTGAATTTGGTGGCGAAGTTCGATTTGAAAATAAAGTTACCGATTTCATCATCAAAGGAAATGAAGTTCACGGCGTGATTGTAAACAACGATATTACAATTGAATCTAAAAAAGTAATTTTAGCAACTGGACATTCGGCTCGTGATATTTTTGAATTGTTAGATAAAAAACAAGTTTTAATAGAAGCGAAACCTTTTGCTTTGGGAGTTCGAGCAGAACATCCACAAACTTTGATTGATAGTATTCAATATTCGTGTGATTATCGTGGTGATTTTTTACCTCCGGCTCCGTATTCTATTGTGAAGCAAGTGAACGGACGCGGCATGTATTCGTTTTGTATGTGTCCGGGTGGAGTAATTGCGCCTTGTGCAACAGCACCTGGAGAAGTGGTTACCAACGGTTGGTCGCCATCTAAACGTGACCAAGCAACTGCAAACTCAGGAATTGTTGTTGAATTGAAATTAGAAGATTTTAAACCGTTCCAAAAGTTTGGTGCTTTGGCAGGAATGGAATTTCAGAAAGCGATTGAACAAAAAGCATTTCATTTAGCTGGCGAAACGCAACGCGTTCCGGCTCAACGAATGGTCGATTTTTCGCAATCGAAAATATCCGAAAGTATTCCGCAAACGTCTTATGTTCCGGGTACAACTTCTGTAGAATTAGGTCAGGTTTTTCCTGGTTTCTTAACACAGATTATGCGCCAAGGTTTTCAAGATTTCGGAAAATCGATGAAAGGCTATTTTACAAACGAAGCTATTTTGCATGCGCCAGAAAGTAGAACTTCTTCACCGGTTCGTATTCCAAGAGATGAGATTTCTTTAGAACATTTACAAATCAAAGGTTTGTATCCGTGTGCCGAAGGAGCTGGTTATGCTGGCGGAATTATCTCTGCTGCCATCGATGGCGAAAAATGTGCGATTAAATGTGTTGAAAGTATGTTTTAA
- a CDS encoding carboxypeptidase-like regulatory domain-containing protein, with the protein MINKFIFFAFLSCFSAFSQQKITGIITDSLNNPIAYANIGIASSSFGTVSDSNGNFSFEIQNYNPNDTLRISSLGFKTKDLFFKNITQNLNLEIKLAEEVTILEELKLLTGNLKLHTEGKTKTDTKNHVIFANSKMANLNLGTEIGRRFDLGSKKPSLLTEFKFYIKENNFEFNQFKINIYSIKSNKPNQLLNTENIYISTTKDYVGWINIILEDYNIIVEEDVIVSVQWIKHSNDGNTLNLPVIFPSLGSTHYYKFGSQNTWEKYGKVSSAMVLSYKQ; encoded by the coding sequence ATGATAAATAAATTTATTTTTTTTGCGTTCCTAAGTTGTTTCAGTGCTTTTTCTCAACAAAAAATTACTGGAATAATTACAGATTCACTTAACAATCCGATTGCATATGCAAATATTGGAATTGCAAGCAGTTCTTTTGGAACCGTTTCAGATTCAAACGGAAATTTTTCTTTCGAAATACAAAATTATAATCCAAATGATACCTTAAGAATTTCATCTTTAGGTTTTAAAACAAAAGATTTGTTTTTTAAAAATATTACTCAAAATCTAAACCTAGAAATTAAATTAGCGGAAGAAGTAACTATTCTTGAAGAGTTAAAACTTTTAACTGGAAATTTAAAATTACATACTGAAGGTAAAACCAAAACGGATACAAAAAATCACGTGATTTTTGCAAATTCTAAAATGGCAAATTTAAATTTAGGAACTGAAATCGGCAGAAGATTTGATTTAGGTTCTAAAAAACCAAGTTTATTAACGGAATTTAAATTTTATATTAAAGAAAATAATTTTGAATTTAATCAATTTAAAATCAACATCTATTCTATAAAAAGTAACAAACCAAACCAATTATTAAACACTGAAAACATTTACATTTCAACAACTAAAGATTATGTTGGTTGGATAAATATTATTTTAGAAGATTATAACATCATCGTTGAAGAAGATGTTATTGTTTCCGTTCAATGGATAAAACATTCAAACGACGGCAACACTCTAAATTTGCCTGTGATATTTCCTTCGTTAGGTTCAACGCATTATTATAAATTCGGAAGTCAAAATACTTGGGAGAAATATGGTAAAGTTTCTTCTGCAATGGTTTTGAGTTATAAGCAATAA
- a CDS encoding polysaccharide biosynthesis protein has protein sequence MKTEKDDTVDSSIVREILRNFFKKTNLKNLGYIPRWIILLIDIILVLLAAVITHFLLLGIGLDYTNPNKVGTLILLLLIVHIFYFWRFKTYSGVVRHSSIVDAIQLFISEFASLITLFLINTIYSLIYGEKLFLNTRLLIIVIFSYCLLLSFRISIKIIFEQISKLSEKENKENVLIYGKGDLAIAIAKSIISEKSNKFRIIGFIDPKSKSGYTKILNLPVHNLGRRTSVIARSLRSNTIILGDQDISNEDKINLIEDCINYNIKILTLPPLADINDSKNIYSKIRNIKIEDLLERKPICLDSEKISNQLKNKIVLVSGAAGSIGSEIVSQVIKFNPKKIILLDQAETPLHNIGLEISKNKFATEVILEISDIRNLVTLEKIFSEYQPDIVYHAAAYKHVPLMEENPSQAIHTNVLGTKNLADLSIQHGVKRFVMVSTDKAVNPSNVMGCSKRIAEKYVQSLSIYLKETNNQTTKFITTRFGNVLGSNGSVVPLFTKQIENGGPITITHPNIIRYFMTIPEACQLVLEAGSMGNGGEIYIFDMGKPVKIIDLANKMIKLAGLTPEIDIKIQIVGLRPGEKLYEELLNDGSKTLPTYHEKIMIAEDIKDDYLTVQSHIIELISLSKEHDKIAIVKKMKTIVPEFKSMNSEFEKLD, from the coding sequence ATGAAAACCGAAAAAGATGATACTGTAGATTCAAGTATTGTTAGAGAAATTCTTAGGAATTTTTTCAAAAAAACCAATCTAAAAAATTTAGGTTACATTCCACGATGGATTATATTACTTATTGATATAATCCTTGTTCTTCTGGCTGCTGTAATAACACATTTTCTTTTACTAGGAATTGGACTTGATTACACCAATCCAAATAAAGTAGGAACCCTAATTCTACTTCTATTAATAGTTCATATTTTTTATTTTTGGCGATTCAAAACCTATTCTGGGGTGGTTCGACATTCAAGTATTGTTGATGCAATTCAGCTTTTCATATCAGAATTTGCCTCACTTATTACTTTATTTCTAATAAACACAATTTACTCTTTAATTTATGGCGAAAAATTATTTTTAAACACTCGTCTATTAATTATAGTTATATTTTCTTATTGTTTATTATTATCTTTTAGAATTTCAATAAAAATTATTTTCGAACAGATATCAAAATTATCAGAAAAAGAAAATAAAGAAAACGTATTAATTTACGGAAAAGGAGATTTAGCGATCGCAATTGCAAAATCAATCATTTCAGAAAAATCTAATAAATTCAGAATAATCGGATTTATTGATCCAAAATCAAAATCAGGGTATACAAAAATTCTAAATTTACCAGTTCATAATTTAGGCAGAAGAACTTCTGTAATTGCAAGAAGTTTGAGAAGTAACACCATTATATTAGGTGATCAAGATATTAGCAACGAAGACAAAATCAATTTAATTGAAGATTGTATTAATTATAATATAAAAATTCTTACACTTCCGCCTTTAGCTGATATTAATGATTCTAAAAATATCTATTCTAAAATTAGAAACATTAAAATTGAAGATCTACTTGAACGTAAACCAATTTGTTTGGATTCTGAAAAAATTTCAAATCAATTAAAAAACAAAATTGTTTTAGTTTCTGGAGCAGCTGGTTCAATCGGAAGCGAAATAGTTAGTCAAGTAATAAAGTTTAATCCTAAGAAAATTATATTACTTGATCAAGCTGAAACACCATTACATAACATTGGTCTTGAAATCTCTAAAAATAAATTTGCAACAGAAGTTATTTTAGAAATTTCTGACATTCGAAATCTTGTTACTCTAGAAAAGATTTTCTCTGAATATCAACCAGACATTGTGTATCATGCTGCAGCTTACAAACACGTTCCTTTAATGGAAGAAAATCCGTCGCAAGCGATTCACACTAATGTATTAGGAACCAAAAACTTAGCTGACTTATCGATACAACATGGTGTAAAAAGATTTGTAATGGTTTCTACAGATAAAGCGGTTAATCCGAGTAATGTTATGGGTTGTAGCAAAAGAATTGCAGAAAAATATGTACAATCACTTTCTATCTATCTAAAAGAAACGAATAATCAAACAACCAAATTTATCACAACTCGATTTGGAAATGTTTTGGGTTCAAATGGTTCAGTTGTTCCTTTGTTTACAAAACAAATAGAAAATGGCGGTCCAATAACAATTACACATCCGAATATTATTCGCTATTTCATGACCATCCCAGAAGCTTGTCAACTTGTTCTCGAAGCTGGATCGATGGGTAACGGTGGCGAGATTTATATATTTGATATGGGAAAACCAGTTAAAATCATTGATTTAGCAAATAAAATGATTAAATTAGCCGGTCTTACGCCAGAAATTGATATAAAAATACAAATAGTTGGTTTGCGTCCTGGTGAAAAATTATACGAAGAATTATTAAACGACGGATCAAAAACTTTACCAACTTATCACGAAAAAATAATGATTGCAGAAGATATTAAAGACGATTATTTAACTGTTCAAAGTCATATTATCGAACTAATAAGTCTTTCTAAAGAACATGATAAAATTGCAATTGTAAAAAAAATGAAAACAATTGTTCCAGAATTTAAAAGTATGAACTCAGAATTTGAAAAACTTGATTAA
- a CDS encoding 3'-5' exonuclease: MELKLNRPICFFDLETTGIDVARDRIVEIAILKVYPNGNKESKTWLVNPTISIPPQSTAVHGITNEKVANEPTFKELASQIHNMIKDSDLAGFNSDRFDIPLLAEELLRAEVDFDMKNRVSVDVQTIFHKKEERTLSAAYRFYCNETLENAHSAMADTTATYEILKAQLDRYDDLENNMNTLAEFTTRKKSVDFAGFIALNEDGKEIFTFGKHKGALVDDVLEREPGYFGWIQNADFPLYTKKVLTAIKLRKLTTKF, translated from the coding sequence ATGGAGTTAAAACTAAATAGACCGATTTGTTTTTTCGATTTAGAAACAACAGGAATCGATGTTGCCCGAGACCGAATTGTAGAAATAGCTATATTAAAAGTATATCCGAACGGAAATAAAGAAAGTAAAACGTGGTTGGTAAATCCAACGATTTCAATTCCACCGCAATCGACCGCTGTTCATGGAATCACAAACGAAAAAGTAGCAAACGAACCAACGTTCAAAGAATTGGCTTCTCAGATACATAATATGATTAAAGATTCGGATTTGGCAGGTTTTAATTCAGACCGTTTTGACATTCCGTTATTAGCTGAAGAATTACTTCGTGCTGAGGTTGATTTTGATATGAAAAATCGTGTTTCGGTTGATGTACAAACCATTTTTCACAAAAAAGAAGAACGTACATTGAGCGCAGCTTATCGTTTTTATTGTAACGAAACCTTAGAAAATGCACACAGTGCAATGGCAGATACAACAGCGACTTACGAAATTTTAAAGGCGCAATTAGACCGTTACGATGATTTAGAAAACAACATGAATACGTTGGCTGAATTTACCACTCGTAAAAAATCGGTTGACTTTGCGGGTTTTATCGCTTTGAACGAAGATGGCAAAGAAATCTTTACTTTCGGAAAACATAAAGGTGCTTTGGTTGACGATGTTTTAGAACGTGAACCTGGTTATTTTGGATGGATTCAGAATGCCGATTTTCCGTTGTATACTAAAAAAGTACTTACGGCAATTAAACTACGAAAATTAACTACGAAATTCTAA
- a CDS encoding RecQ family ATP-dependent DNA helicase, with translation MKSDEIDLHKELKKYFGFNQFKGLQEQVVKNIISGNNTFVIMPTGGGKSLCYQLPALSLEGTAIVVSPLIALMKNQVDAIRSLSSEIGVAHVLNSSLNKTEIAKVKEDVKNGITKLIYVAPESLTKDEYVEFLNSVKLSFIAIDEAHCISEWGHDFRPEYRNLRNIIRKLGDIPIIGLTATATPKVQEDILKNLEIPDAKVFKASFNRANLFYEVRPKTKNVESDIIRFINQFKGKSGVIYCLSRKKVEEITQVLQVNGISAVAYHAGLDAKTRAKHQDMFLMEDVDVVVATIAFGMGIDKPDVRFVIHHDIPKSLESYYQETGRAGRDGGEGYCLAYYSYKDIEKLEKFMAGKPLAEQEIGFALLQEVVAYAETSMSRRKFLLHYFGEEFDELAGEGWDMDDNTRNPKNKIEAKNEVLKLLNVIQATKQIYKSKEIIFALVGKINAVIKSYKTDLHELFGSGKEHDDRYWMALIRQVMVSGMISKDIESYGVLKVTEKGNEFIQNPHSFMMTEDHEYSENADENIVTNSKASNVADEVLVSMLKDLRKKVAKKLGVPPFVVFQDPSLEDMALKYPIKMDELASVHGVSEGKAKKYGKDFIDLISKYVEENDIIRPDDLVVKSTGANSALKLYIIQSLDRKLPLTDIASAKGLDMDALVKEMEQIVYSGTKLNIKYWIDDILDEDQQEEIYDYFMDSQSDAIKAALSEFDGDYDIEELRLMRIKFISEVAN, from the coding sequence ATGAAATCAGACGAAATTGACTTACACAAAGAATTAAAAAAGTATTTTGGATTTAATCAATTCAAAGGATTACAAGAACAGGTTGTGAAAAACATCATTTCTGGAAATAATACTTTTGTTATAATGCCTACTGGAGGTGGTAAATCACTTTGTTACCAATTGCCAGCTTTATCTTTGGAAGGAACTGCGATTGTTGTTTCTCCTCTTATTGCTTTAATGAAAAATCAAGTAGATGCTATTCGAAGTTTATCTTCTGAAATTGGCGTTGCTCATGTTTTAAATTCTTCATTAAACAAAACTGAAATTGCTAAAGTTAAAGAAGATGTCAAAAACGGAATTACTAAATTAATTTATGTTGCACCAGAATCTTTGACCAAAGATGAATATGTAGAGTTTTTAAATTCGGTTAAATTGTCCTTTATTGCTATTGACGAAGCACATTGCATTTCGGAATGGGGACATGATTTTAGACCAGAATATAGAAATCTTAGAAATATAATTAGAAAATTAGGCGACATTCCAATTATTGGATTGACTGCAACTGCAACGCCAAAAGTTCAAGAAGATATTTTAAAAAATCTTGAAATTCCAGATGCTAAAGTTTTCAAAGCATCCTTTAACCGAGCAAATTTATTTTACGAAGTACGTCCTAAAACCAAAAATGTCGAATCGGATATTATTCGTTTCATTAATCAGTTTAAAGGAAAGTCCGGAGTTATTTATTGCTTAAGCCGTAAAAAGGTTGAAGAAATAACTCAAGTTTTACAAGTAAACGGAATAAGTGCAGTTGCATATCATGCCGGATTAGATGCAAAAACGCGTGCCAAACATCAAGATATGTTTTTAATGGAAGACGTTGATGTAGTTGTTGCAACTATTGCATTCGGAATGGGAATCGATAAACCAGACGTTCGTTTTGTAATTCATCATGATATTCCAAAGTCATTAGAAAGTTATTACCAAGAAACAGGTCGAGCAGGTCGAGATGGTGGAGAAGGTTATTGTTTGGCTTATTATTCTTATAAGGATATCGAAAAACTTGAGAAGTTTATGGCAGGAAAACCATTAGCTGAACAAGAAATAGGATTTGCGTTGTTACAAGAGGTAGTTGCTTATGCTGAAACTTCAATGTCTAGACGTAAATTTTTATTACATTATTTCGGTGAAGAATTTGATGAATTAGCTGGTGAAGGTTGGGATATGGATGATAATACCAGAAATCCTAAAAATAAAATCGAAGCTAAGAATGAAGTTCTGAAACTTTTAAATGTTATACAAGCAACCAAACAGATTTATAAATCAAAAGAAATAATTTTTGCATTAGTTGGTAAAATAAATGCAGTAATTAAATCATACAAAACAGATTTACATGAACTTTTTGGGTCTGGTAAAGAACACGATGATCGTTATTGGATGGCATTAATTCGACAAGTAATGGTTTCGGGTATGATTTCAAAAGATATCGAAAGTTACGGAGTTTTGAAAGTAACAGAAAAAGGAAATGAATTCATTCAAAATCCTCATTCTTTTATGATGACAGAGGATCACGAATATTCTGAAAATGCAGACGAAAATATTGTTACAAATTCAAAAGCATCAAATGTAGCTGATGAAGTTTTGGTATCAATGTTGAAGGATTTACGTAAAAAAGTCGCAAAGAAATTAGGAGTTCCTCCATTTGTTGTTTTTCAAGATCCGTCTTTAGAAGATATGGCTTTAAAATATCCAATTAAAATGGACGAATTGGCTTCTGTGCATGGTGTCAGCGAAGGAAAAGCTAAAAAATATGGAAAAGATTTTATCGATTTAATTTCAAAATATGTTGAAGAAAACGATATCATCCGTCCAGACGATTTAGTTGTAAAATCTACAGGTGCTAATTCAGCTTTGAAATTGTACATTATCCAAAGTTTGGACCGTAAATTGCCTTTAACGGATATTGCTTCTGCTAAAGGTTTGGATATGGATGCTTTGGTGAAAGAGATGGAACAAATTGTGTATTCTGGAACCAAACTAAATATCAAATATTGGATTGATGATATTTTGGACGAAGATCAACAAGAAGAAATTTATGATTACTTTATGGATTCTCAAAGTGATGCAATCAAAGCTGCACTTTCTGAATTCGATGGAGATTATGATATAGAAGAACTTCGATTAATGCGAATTAAGTTCATAAGCGAAGTTGCTAATTAA
- the tatC gene encoding twin-arginine translocase subunit TatC, giving the protein MSNQKTTKEMSFLGHLEELRWLLVRSTIAILIGGIIAFMFNEFIFDTIIFGPKRGDFITYQFFCDLATRFDLDKSFCNQILPFEIQNRTMDGQLSVLIWTCITAGFIISFPYFLWELWKFISPALYKNEKKYAKTFIFVSSLLFFFGVLFGYYVLVPLSINFLVNTQISSIVENSIDINSYIGLVKTTSLATGLIFELPVIIFFLTYLGLITDSFLKEYRKYAYVLILIVAAVVTPPDVISQIIVSIPMVILYEGSILVAKIITKRKNNTETKPLVK; this is encoded by the coding sequence ATGAGCAATCAAAAAACAACAAAAGAAATGTCTTTTTTAGGACATTTAGAAGAATTAAGATGGTTATTAGTTAGAAGTACAATTGCTATTTTAATTGGTGGTATAATTGCCTTTATGTTTAATGAATTTATATTTGACACCATTATCTTTGGCCCTAAACGCGGAGATTTCATTACATACCAATTCTTTTGTGATTTAGCAACCAGATTTGATTTAGACAAAAGTTTTTGTAATCAAATTTTACCATTCGAAATTCAAAACAGAACCATGGACGGTCAACTTTCTGTTTTAATTTGGACATGTATTACAGCCGGATTTATCATCTCTTTTCCTTACTTTTTATGGGAACTTTGGAAATTTATCAGTCCTGCCCTATATAAAAATGAAAAAAAATACGCAAAAACATTTATATTTGTCTCGTCATTATTATTTTTCTTTGGTGTTCTTTTTGGATATTATGTATTAGTTCCTTTGTCTATTAACTTTTTAGTGAATACACAAATTAGTTCAATTGTAGAAAATTCAATTGATATAAATTCATACATAGGTCTTGTAAAGACAACATCGTTAGCAACAGGTTTAATTTTTGAATTACCTGTTATTATTTTCTTTTTGACGTATTTAGGTTTAATAACCGATTCGTTTTTAAAAGAATATAGAAAATATGCGTACGTATTAATACTAATTGTTGCAGCTGTAGTTACTCCTCCAGACGTAATTAGTCAAATAATTGTGTCCATTCCTATGGTTATTTTATATGAAGGTAGTATCTTAGTCGCGAAAATAATTACTAAAAGAAAAAACAATACTGAAACAAAGCCACTGGTAAAATAA